One Watersipora subatra chromosome 4, tzWatSuba1.1, whole genome shotgun sequence genomic window carries:
- the LOC137392900 gene encoding cytochrome c-like — MGEEDTIEGNAAKGKKIFVQKCAQCHTVEKTGKHKTGPNLHGLIGRKTGQAQGFQYTKANQDKGITWGKDTLWIYLENPKKYIPGTKMVFAGLKKKQEKADLIAYLKSASAK; from the exons ATGGGAGAAGAAGATACTATTGAAGGAAATGCAGCAAAAGGAAAGAAAATATTTGTTCAGAAATGTGCCCAGTGTCATACTGTGGAGAAGACTGGCAAGCATAAGACCGGTCCGAACCTGCATGGACTGATAGGAAGAAAAACCGGGCAAGCTCAAGGCTTCCAATATACGAAGGCCAATCAGGACAAGG GAATTACTTGGGGCAAAGATACTCTGTGGATTTACCTTGAGAATCCGAAGAAATACATTCCTGGAACCAAGATGGTGTTTGCTGGACTAAAGAAGAAACAAGAGAAAGCAGACCTGATAGCTTATCTGAAGTCAGCATCCGCTAAGTAG